GGCCCGCATCGTGGTGGGTCTGTTCGCGCCGACCGCAGGCGAAATCATCTTTGATGACAAGCAGATTGCCGGACCCGGCATGGGTGTTGATTTCGCCTCTTCCCGCCGCATTCAGATTGTCTTTCAAGACCCTTACTCCTCGCTGGATCCACGGTTGCCGATTGGTGACTCCATTGCCGAAGGCTTGGTCATCCACGGCATTGGCGACAAGGCCAGCCGTCGCAAGGCCGTTGCCGACATGCTGGAACTGGTCGGCCTGCCGCCGCAGGCTGCGGACCGCTATCCGCATGAATTCTCAGGTGGCCAGCGCCAGCGCATCGGCATCGCCCGCGCCCTCATTCTCCAGCCGGAATTTCTGGTTTGTGATGAGCCAACGTCTGCACTGGATGTGTCGGTACAGGCGCAAATCCTCAATCTTTTGAAACGGCTAAAAACCCAGCTTAACCTTACCATGATGTTCATTTCTCACAATCTGGCCGTGGTGCGCCACATCGCCGATGATGTGGTGGTGATGTATCTCGGCCATGCGGTGGAACTTGGCCCGGTGGAAGCGCTGTTTACCAATCCGCGCCATCCCTATACCAAGGCGCTTCTCTCCGCGACGCTGATTGCCGATCCAGACCGGCGAGGCGAGCGGATCAAGCTCGTTGGCGAAATGCCGTCTCCGCTCAATCCACCCACGGGCTGTCCCTTCCATCCTCGCTGCACGCTGGCCAATGACCGCTGCAAGGCGGAAATGCCACTGATGACCATGACGGACACCGTCCAGGTGGCCTGTCATGCCGTTGAAGAAGGTCGGGCTTAAATTACCCAAGGAAACAGACCATGTCCTCACTGCTATCAGCCCCGAAAATCTCCATGGAAGAGCGGGTTATAAGGTTGGAGACCCTTCGAAAGACCATGGCGGAAAAGGATATCGGCGCCGTGCTGATCGGCTCCACCGAGAGCCTGCGCTATTTCACCGGGCTGGCCTGGCATGGCAGCGAGCGGCTTGTGGGTGCGGTGATTACGGCATCGGATCTTGTCTATGTGGTGCCGGGCTTTGAGCGCAGCCGGGTGGAGACATTGCCGCATCTTCCCGGCGATATCAGGGTCTGGGAAGAAGATGAAAGCAGCGCCGCCCTTGTCGCGTCCTTCCTGCCCCACGCTAGCACGCTTGCGGTCGACGATTTCGTGCCACTTTTCGTCTACAATGCGCTCAAGCGCGAAATAGTAGCAGATCGGTTGATCGATGGCGGACCGTTGTTGCGCGGTCAGCGCCTGCGAAAATCCGCCGCTGAAATCGCCATCATCCAATATGCGATGAACCTGACACTGGATGTGCAGCGCAAAGCTCACGCTATGATCCGCCCCGGCATTGCCGCTTCGGAGGTCGTGCGCTTCATTGATGATGAACACCGACGCCTAGGCGCCAGCAACGGCTCCACCTTCTGCATCGTCTCCTTTGGCGAGACCACGTCCCTGCCGCATGGGGCGGATGATGAGCAATATTACCAGCCGGGCGATGTGGTGCTGGTCGATACCGGCTGCCGCATTGATGGCTATAACTCCGACATCACCCGCACCTATATGCTGGAGGAGCCAACCGCCGAGTTCGCCCGCATCTGGGATATCGAGCGAGCAGCGCAGCAGGCGGTTTTCGATGCGGCCCGGATTGGCGCGACCTGTGGTAGCCTGGATGATGCGGCCCGCGACGTGCTGACCCGCCACGGCCTCGGCCCGGATTACCAGCTTCCCGGACTGCCCCATCGCGCCGGTCATGGTCTTGGCCTTGAGGGACATGAGGAGCCCTATATCGTGCGCGGCAACACTGTTCGCCTTGACGCGGGAATGTGCTTTTCCTGCGAGCCGATGATCGTGCTGCCCGGACAATTCGGCCTGCGTCTGGAAGACATTATTTACATGACCTCGGATGGACCGAACTGGTTTACCCAACCCGCCAAGGGGCCGACGGAGCCTTTCTCGGGATAAGGGCAGCATCTGTTTGCCTAAAATAAAAGCAGTATGAAAAAATATGCAGAGTCGGATTGACTCATCTCTTCGTTCGTCTGAGTATGAACCAATTATCAATTGGTTCGAACCAATGCATGATTGACGATCACGACAATTCCAATCTCGCCCTGAACAAATTGCGTGAACTGCTGAGCTCCGGCCGGTTCAGTGCAGGGGAAAAACTGCCGACGGAGCGGTCATTGTGCGAGGAGCTTTGCCTTGGCCGCCGTTCCGTTCGCCGGGCTCTGGAGGTTCTTGAAGCAGAAGGGCTTATCTGGCGGCGGCAGGGGTCTGGTACGTTTGCTGGCGCACGCCCCGACGCATTCGATGACTATGTCGGCGCCCTGGTTGCCGGAACCGATCCTTTGGAAGTCATGGAAGTGCGCCTGCGGCTTGAGCCGCAACTGGCACAGCTGGCGGCCCTGCGGGCCAATGCGACGGATGTGCAGGCCATGTATGATCTGGTGGCAAAGATCGGCGCCAGCAAGGATGCCGATGGGCGGGAGCTTTGGGATGGGGCGCTGCATCGAAAGATTGCCCAATGCGCTGGCAACAGCCTTTTCCTGGCGCTGTTCGATGTGATGAACCGGACGCGGCAGGACCCGGCCTGGCAGAATATTCGTGAACAGGCGCGGGCGTTTGCTCAAACCCGCCCTGTCACCCATGGCCAGCATCTCGCCATTATCGACCGTATTGCCTCGCACGACCCGATCGGAGCGGGCGAAGCCATGCGGGTCCACCTTCTCACCCTGCAAGAGAGCCTGATCCGCATTACCTCGATCGATACCGCCGTCCACGTCGCAGAGGCATGACGGCCAAGAACTGCCTATCATCAGCATAAAAACAACAATGAGGGGAATGGCATGAAACTGAACAGAGTTTTGACCGCGCTGCTCGTCACCGCCGCTTTTGCCGCACCTGTGATGGCCGCTGACCTGAAGATCGGCTTGTCGGAAGACCCTGACGTGCTCGATCCGGCGCAGTCGCGCACGTTCGTGGGGCGTATTGTCTATACGGCCATGTGCGACAAACTGGTTGATGTCTCGCCCGACTTGAAAATCATCCCGCAGCTTGCCACCGGCTGGGCCTGGAGCGAGGGTGGCAAGGTTTTAACCATGACGCTGCGCCAGGGCGTGAAATTTCACGACGAAACACCCCTCAACGCCGAAGCTGTTGTCGCCACCATCCAGCGCAACATGACCATGCCGGAATCGCGCCGCAAGAGCGAGCTTGCCTCGGTTGAAAAGGTCGAGGCTATCGGCAGCGATACGGTGAAATTTACCCTCAAGGCCCCGGATTCGACCCTGCTGGCGCAATTGTCCGACCGGGCCGGGATGATCGTCTCGCCCAAGGCCGCCAAGGAATTGGGCGCTAATTTCGGCAGCCATCCCGTCTGCGCCGGTCCATTCAAATTCGTCGAGCGGGTGCAGCAGGACCGGATCGTGCTGGAGAAATTTGCCGATTACTGGAACAAGGATCAGATCTTCATCAACAAGCTCACCTATCTGCCGATTGTCGATAGCACGGTGCGCCTCGCCAATTTGCGCTCCGGTGATCTCGATATGATTGAGCGGGTGGCGCCGACCGATGCCGCCTCCATCAAATCCGATGGCAAGCTGGACTTTGAACAGGCAGTGGGCGTTGGTTACATGGCGATGTATGTTAATATCGGCAATGGTCCTCGCGCCAATAACCCGCTTGGCAAGGACAAGCGCCTGCGGCAGGCCTTCTCGCTGGCCATCGATCGCGAAGCACTGAATCAGATCGTCTTTGAGGGGACGGCTCTGGCGGGCAATCAGCCATTTCCGCCTGTGAGCCCCTGGTATGACAAGCGGATTCCCGTTCCTGCCCGCGATGTCGAAAAGGCAAAAGCCCTGGTCAAAGCCGCTGGATTTGACCGGGTGCCGATTGAGTTGCAGGTGTCCAACAGCGCGACGATGTTGCAGATGATGCAGGTCGTGCAATCGATGGTCGCTGAGGCTGGTTTTGACGTGACGCTGAAGACGATGGAATTTGCCACCATGCTCAACGAGCAGACGACTGGAAATTACCAAATCAGCCGTTCGGATTGGTCCGGGCGTGTGGACCCGGATGGCAATCTGCATCAGTTCGTCACCTGCAAGGGTGGCATCAACGATACCAAATATTGCAATCCCGCCGTCGATACGCTGTTGAACGAAGCGCGGCAATCCACCGACGACGCCGTGCGCAAGCAGAAATATGATGCGGCCGATGAAATCCTGAATGACGACCTGCCGATCATCTATCTCGGTCATCAGTCCTGGCTCTGGGCGTCGAGCAAGAAGATCACCGGTTTTGTGCCGTCACCGGATGGAATGATCCGGCTGACGGGCATGCAAAAGGCCAATTGACGTCTTGCTTTTTGCCCTGGCGATCCTGTCACGGAAGCGATCTTTGTCAGGCGGCAGGTCCGCCGCCTGACACAAACGTCTCATTCATCCGGAGACCGTCATGCCCACTTTCCTTGCCCGGCGCCTGTTGCTGGCCATACCGACGCTGCTGATCATTTCTGTCTTCGTTTTTTCGCTGCAAAAGCTTCTGCCGGGAGATCCGGTGCTGATCATGGCGGGAGAAGACCGCGATCCCGCGGTGATGGAAAGCCTGCGCGAGAAATACCACCTGAATGATCCGATGCCCGTTCAATATGTAATGTGGCTTGGCGCCGCGCTGAAGGGTGATCTCGGCATGTCGTTGCGAACCAACCAGCCCGTGCTGGAACTGATCGGCGAGAAACTGCCCGTCACCTGCCAACTGGCCATCATGTCGATGATCTTTGCTCTCACCCTCGGCATTCCCCTCGGCATTCTGGCCGCGGTCAAGAAGAATACGCTGATCGATTACCTGGCTAGCGTGGTGGCGCTATCTGGCCTGTCGATCCCGAATTTCTGGCTTGGTATCATGCTCATTCTTCTGGTTTCGGTCCGGCTCGGCTGGCTGCCGGCCTCCGGTTATCAACCATTCTTCTCCGACCCATGGATGTCGATGAAAACCATGCTGATGCCGTCTTTCGTGCTCGGCAATGCCTTGGCAGCATCGATCATGCGCCACACGCGCTCGGCCATGCTAGGGGTTCTCAGTTCGGATTATGTGCGCACCGCCCGCGCCAAGGGCATGCCCGAACGTTCGGTCATCTTGTCTCACAGTTTTCGCAATGCTGTTTTGCCCATCGTCACCCTGACCGCCTTGCTTTTTGGCGAATTGCTGGCCGGTGCGGTGCTGACGGAGCAGATTTTCACCAT
This portion of the Allorhizobium ampelinum S4 genome encodes:
- a CDS encoding FadR/GntR family transcriptional regulator, which gives rise to MIDDHDNSNLALNKLRELLSSGRFSAGEKLPTERSLCEELCLGRRSVRRALEVLEAEGLIWRRQGSGTFAGARPDAFDDYVGALVAGTDPLEVMEVRLRLEPQLAQLAALRANATDVQAMYDLVAKIGASKDADGRELWDGALHRKIAQCAGNSLFLALFDVMNRTRQDPAWQNIREQARAFAQTRPVTHGQHLAIIDRIASHDPIGAGEAMRVHLLTLQESLIRITSIDTAVHVAEA
- a CDS encoding ABC transporter substrate-binding protein; this encodes MKLNRVLTALLVTAAFAAPVMAADLKIGLSEDPDVLDPAQSRTFVGRIVYTAMCDKLVDVSPDLKIIPQLATGWAWSEGGKVLTMTLRQGVKFHDETPLNAEAVVATIQRNMTMPESRRKSELASVEKVEAIGSDTVKFTLKAPDSTLLAQLSDRAGMIVSPKAAKELGANFGSHPVCAGPFKFVERVQQDRIVLEKFADYWNKDQIFINKLTYLPIVDSTVRLANLRSGDLDMIERVAPTDAASIKSDGKLDFEQAVGVGYMAMYVNIGNGPRANNPLGKDKRLRQAFSLAIDREALNQIVFEGTALAGNQPFPPVSPWYDKRIPVPARDVEKAKALVKAAGFDRVPIELQVSNSATMLQMMQVVQSMVAEAGFDVTLKTMEFATMLNEQTTGNYQISRSDWSGRVDPDGNLHQFVTCKGGINDTKYCNPAVDTLLNEARQSTDDAVRKQKYDAADEILNDDLPIIYLGHQSWLWASSKKITGFVPSPDGMIRLTGMQKAN
- a CDS encoding ABC transporter ATP-binding protein gives rise to the protein MSALIEMNGIKMAFAVTGGAFQRVKGYVNAVNDVSLTIERGRTLGVVGESGCGKSTLARIVVGLFAPTAGEIIFDDKQIAGPGMGVDFASSRRIQIVFQDPYSSLDPRLPIGDSIAEGLVIHGIGDKASRRKAVADMLELVGLPPQAADRYPHEFSGGQRQRIGIARALILQPEFLVCDEPTSALDVSVQAQILNLLKRLKTQLNLTMMFISHNLAVVRHIADDVVVMYLGHAVELGPVEALFTNPRHPYTKALLSATLIADPDRRGERIKLVGEMPSPLNPPTGCPFHPRCTLANDRCKAEMPLMTMTDTVQVACHAVEEGRA
- a CDS encoding ABC transporter permease; translated protein: MPTFLARRLLLAIPTLLIISVFVFSLQKLLPGDPVLIMAGEDRDPAVMESLREKYHLNDPMPVQYVMWLGAALKGDLGMSLRTNQPVLELIGEKLPVTCQLAIMSMIFALTLGIPLGILAAVKKNTLIDYLASVVALSGLSIPNFWLGIMLILLVSVRLGWLPASGYQPFFSDPWMSMKTMLMPSFVLGNALAASIMRHTRSAMLGVLSSDYVRTARAKGMPERSVILSHSFRNAVLPIVTLTALLFGELLAGAVLTEQIFTIPGFGKLIVDAVFNRDYAVVQGVVLCTAIGFILMNLMADCLYLLLNPRMRASL
- a CDS encoding M24 family metallopeptidase, with protein sequence MSSLLSAPKISMEERVIRLETLRKTMAEKDIGAVLIGSTESLRYFTGLAWHGSERLVGAVITASDLVYVVPGFERSRVETLPHLPGDIRVWEEDESSAALVASFLPHASTLAVDDFVPLFVYNALKREIVADRLIDGGPLLRGQRLRKSAAEIAIIQYAMNLTLDVQRKAHAMIRPGIAASEVVRFIDDEHRRLGASNGSTFCIVSFGETTSLPHGADDEQYYQPGDVVLVDTGCRIDGYNSDITRTYMLEEPTAEFARIWDIERAAQQAVFDAARIGATCGSLDDAARDVLTRHGLGPDYQLPGLPHRAGHGLGLEGHEEPYIVRGNTVRLDAGMCFSCEPMIVLPGQFGLRLEDIIYMTSDGPNWFTQPAKGPTEPFSG